A genomic window from Longimicrobiaceae bacterium includes:
- the lysA gene encoding diaminopimelate decarboxylase, translated as MSASPSLAAEPFPRRDGVLCCEEVPVTDLVARWGTPLYAYSGSAIRERFQELDAALAPVPHMVAYSVKANGNLAVLRMLAEMGAGADIVSGGELHKARLAGIPPERIVFSGVGKTVIELAAALDAGIYAFNVESEGELCALSELACAVKKRAPVALRINPNIDSPTPHAYTRTGHAATKFGIAAERARTMYSIAAKLPGIWVRGIDVHIGSQILEVEPYRRAMEHVVDLACDLKRDDIGLEFLDLGGGLGISYEGGEGLSAADFAAAVVPGVEETGLRLLVEPGRYLVGAAGVLLTRVLYVKEGGGKRFVITDAGMNDLIRPSHYSGWHAVEPVELCGDRPHGRVDVVGPICETGDFLALDRDMELPKAGELLAIHTVGAYGFSMSSQYNQRPRPAEVMVEGSEARLVRRRETLDDLVRAEVGL; from the coding sequence ATGTCCGCATCCCCGTCCCTGGCGGCCGAGCCGTTCCCGCGCCGGGACGGCGTGCTCTGCTGCGAGGAGGTGCCGGTCACCGACCTGGTCGCCCGCTGGGGCACGCCGCTCTACGCGTACAGCGGCAGTGCGATCCGCGAGCGGTTCCAGGAGCTGGACGCGGCGCTCGCGCCGGTGCCGCACATGGTCGCGTACTCGGTGAAGGCGAACGGGAACCTGGCCGTGCTGCGGATGCTGGCGGAGATGGGCGCGGGGGCCGACATCGTGAGCGGCGGCGAGCTGCACAAGGCGCGGCTGGCGGGGATCCCGCCGGAGCGCATCGTGTTCAGCGGGGTGGGGAAGACGGTGATCGAGCTGGCGGCGGCGCTCGACGCGGGCATCTACGCCTTCAACGTGGAGTCCGAGGGCGAGCTGTGCGCGCTCAGCGAGCTTGCGTGCGCGGTGAAGAAGCGGGCGCCGGTGGCGCTGCGCATCAACCCGAACATCGACTCGCCCACGCCGCACGCATACACGCGCACGGGCCACGCCGCCACCAAGTTCGGCATCGCGGCCGAGCGGGCGCGGACCATGTACTCCATCGCCGCCAAGCTGCCCGGCATCTGGGTGCGCGGCATCGACGTGCACATCGGGTCGCAGATCCTGGAGGTGGAGCCGTACCGCCGGGCGATGGAGCACGTGGTGGACCTGGCCTGCGACCTCAAGCGCGACGACATCGGGCTGGAGTTCCTGGACCTGGGCGGCGGCCTGGGCATCTCGTACGAGGGCGGCGAGGGCCTTTCGGCGGCGGACTTTGCGGCGGCGGTGGTGCCGGGGGTGGAGGAGACGGGGCTGCGGCTGCTGGTGGAGCCTGGCCGCTACCTCGTCGGTGCCGCGGGCGTGCTGCTCACGCGCGTGCTGTACGTGAAGGAAGGCGGCGGCAAGCGCTTCGTGATCACCGACGCGGGGATGAACGACCTGATCCGCCCCAGCCACTACTCCGGCTGGCACGCGGTGGAGCCGGTGGAGCTGTGCGGCGACCGGCCGCACGGGCGGGTGGACGTGGTGGGGCCCATCTGCGAGACGGGCGACTTCCTGGCGCTGGACCGCGACATGGAGCTGCCCAAGGCTGGCGAGCTGCTCGCGATCCACACCGTGGGCGCGTACGGATTCTCCATGTCCTCTCAGTACAACCAGCGCCCCCGCCCCGCCGAGGTCATGGTCGAAGGCTCCGAAGCCCGCTTGGTGCGGAGGCGCGAGACGTTGGACGACCTCGTGCGGGCGGAAGTCGGTTTGTAA